A single genomic interval of Lathyrus oleraceus cultivar Zhongwan6 chromosome 7, CAAS_Psat_ZW6_1.0, whole genome shotgun sequence harbors:
- the LOC127104294 gene encoding uncharacterized protein LOC127104294, giving the protein MPAFNQQPAQAYQAPLVYRPDPVQRRVAASPAYQQAPTTPIYQQSRAQAPRQNAQNQNRRQGERATFNPIPMSYTELYPSLLQKALVVPRPMGHPPDRLPPWYNPNAHCPFHEGAPGHDLEGCYALKHRVRELIESKILSFKDMGLNVKNNPLPPHGNPTVNAIEDASVGVTVDKVDDVKTPLAAFHARLVEAGMINVNHENCEECATYPKGCQVVRDNIQDLMDKGVLQISSAVKNEDVLVIEPCFNLPEPVEIPYYSGGVVPVNSKPSHVEICMPMPFPYESTKVMPWKYEIIVVDKVVEGSADAEVIEAVSEDVTNIARMSRMTRSGRIYTPEFNVTPQGPTKESTVVTPAKEPEVVKSEDAVEFLKLIKRSDYKVVDQLHQTPSKISILSLLLNPKPIGKLC; this is encoded by the coding sequence ATGCCTGCATTCAATCAACAGCCTGCTCAGGCTTATCAAGCGCCTCTAGTCTATCGACCAGATCCAGTTCAACGTCGTGTTGCGGCTTCTCCAGCTTATCAACAAGCACCAACAACTCCTATTTATCAACAGTCGAGAGCTCAAGCACCAAGGCAAAATGCTCAAAACCAGAATAGGAGGCAAGGGGAGAGGGCGACCTTCAATCCAATCCCAATGTCGTACActgagctttatccctccttgttgcAAAAGGCTTTGGTGGTTCCTAGACCTATGGGACATCCACCTGATCGTCTGCCTCCATGGTACAACCCTAATGCACACTGTCCTTTCCATGAAGGTGCCCCCGGGCATGACCTAGAGGGTTGTTACGCTCTAAAGCATAGGGTCCGTGAACTGATCGAGAGCAAGATCTTGTCTTTTAAGGACATGGGACTGAAtgtgaagaacaatcctcttcctCCCCATGGAAATCCTACGGTAAATGCCATTGAGGATGCTTCTGTTGGTGTTACGGTTGATAAGGTGGATGATGTAAAGACTCCTTTGGCAGCATTCCATGCCCGATTGGTGGAAGCTGGCATGATTAATGTTAATCATGAAAATTGTGAAGAGTGTGCCACATACCCAAAGGGATGTCAGGTGGTACGAGACAACATTCAAGATTTGATGGATAAAGGAGTGCTTCAAATATCCAGTGCTGTGAAGAACGAAGATGTGTTGGTAATTGAACCTTGTTTCAATTTACCTGAACCAGTTGAAATCCCATATTATAGTGGTGGAGTGGTTCCAGTGAATAGTAAGCCGTCGCATGTGGAAATATGTATGCCCATGCCTTTTCCCTACGAGAGCACCAAGGTTATGCCTTGGAAATATGAGATTATTGTTGTGGATAAGGTTGTTGAAGGAAGTGCAGATGCTGAAGTGATAGAAGCTGTAAGTGAAGACGTCACTAATATTGCAAGAATGAGCagaatgacccgtagtggtcgaatCTATACGCCTGAATTCAATGTGACTCCTCAAGGGCCGACCAAGGAATCAACAGTTGTAACTCCTGCTAAAGAACCCGAAGTGGTCAAATCCGAAGATGCTGTGGAATTCTTGAagttaatcaagagaagtgacTACAAGGTTGTGGACCAGTTGCATCAAACGCCGTCTAAGATCTCTATTTTATCTCTGCTGTTGAATCCAAAGCCCATAGGGAAGCTTTGTTGA
- the LOC127100513 gene encoding GTPase LSG1-1 codes for MGKNPKNELGRALVKQHNHMIQQTKEKGRIYKKKFLESFTEVSDIDAILEQPDEDEEQLLDLPVPPPTALINLDPVSGSGFNGLTPEEMRKEQKNEEALHASSLRVPRRPSWSAEMSADELHANETQHFLTWRRSLARLEENKKLVLTPFEKNLDIWRQLWRVVERSDLLVMVVDSRDPLFYRCPDLEAYVKEVDVHKGTLLLVNKADLLPASVREKWAEYFRAHDILFIFWSAKAATAVLEGKKLGSSQTDNMVNVNNPDTKIYGRDELLARLQSEAEEIVHRRRNSGSSDTGSSTIKSSGEDALVSSSSSHVVVGFVGYPNVGKSSTINALVGQKKTGVTSTPGKTKHFQTLIISEKLTLCDCPGLVFPSFSSSRYEMITCGVLPIDRMTEHRECVQVVANRVPRHVIEEIYNISLPKPKSYESQSRPPLASELLRTYCASRGQSTSSGLPDETRASRQILKDYIDGKLPHYAMPPNVSNQDLASEDSTGHDQVNSHVSDSSDIEDSSDVETILTPKLEHVLDDLSSFDIANGLASNKVAVKKSKESHKHHKKPQRAKDRSWRAGKAGKDDSDGMPIARFHQKPVNAGPLNV; via the exons ATGGGAAAGAATCCAAAGAACGAGCTAGGCAGGGCTCTTGTGAAGCAACACAATCATATGATTCAACAGACGAAGGAGAAAGGTCGAATCTACAAGAAGAAGTTTCTCGAATCGTTCACCGAAGTTTCCGATATTGACGCCATCCTTGAACAACCGGATGAAGATGAGGAGCAGCTTCTCGATCTCCCTGTTCCTCCTCCCACCGCCCTCATCAATTT GGATCCTGTGTCTGGTAGTGGCTTTAATGGTTTGACGCCTGAAGAAATGAGGAAGGAGCAAAAGAATGAAGAAGCACTGCATGCTAGCAGTCTTAGAGTTCCACGCAG ACCATCATGGAGTGCTGAAATGTCTGCTGACGAGCTTCATGCCAATGAGACACAACATTTCTTAACTTGGCGTCGCAGCCTAGCCAG ACTTGAGGAAAATAAGAAGCTTGTCCTTACTCCATTTGAGAAAAATCTTGATATCTGGAGACAGCTCTGGCGGGTTGTTGAGCGCAGTGATTTG CTTGTTATGGTTGTTGATTCACGAGATCCATTGTTCTATCGCTGTCCTGACCTTGAG GCTTATGTAAAGGAGGTTGATGTGCATAAAGGCACATTGCTTTTGGTTAATAAAGCAGATCTTTTACCTGCTTCTGTCAG AGAGAAATGGGCAGAATACTTTCGTGCTCATGACATTCTCTTTATCTTCTGGTCAGCCAAAGCTGCTACTGCAGTTCTGGAAGGAAAAAAACTTGGTTCATCACAGACTGATAACATGGTAAATGTAAATAACCCAGACACGAAGATATATGGAAGGGATGAACTCTTAGCTCGCCTGCAATCAGAGGCAGAGGAGATAGTACACAGGAGAAGAAATTCAGGCTCCTCTGACACAGGGTCATCCACTATTAAATCCTCAGGTGAAGATGCTTTGGTTAGTTCATCGTCAAGTCACGTAGTTGTGGGATTTGTTGGATATCCTAATGTAGGGAAAAGTTCAACTATCAATGCTCTGGTTGGACAAAAGAAAACTGGTGTCACCTCTACTCCAGGAAAAACAAAGCACTTTCAGACATTAATTATTTCTGAAAAGTTGACCCTTTGTGACTGTCCTGGGTTAGTTTTCCCATCTTTCTCAAGCTCAAGATATGAGATGATTACTTGTGGGGTGTTGCCAATTGATAGGATGACCGAACACAGGGAGTGTGTCCAAGTTGTCGCCAACAGAGTCCCGAGACATGTCATAGAAGAGATCTATAACATCAGTCTTCCTAAACCTAAGTCATATGAGTCCCAATCCCGCCCCCCTCTAGCATCTGAACTTTTGAGAACATATTGTGCTTCTCGTGGACAATCTACTTCTAGCGGCCTGCCTGATGAAACTAGAGCTTCTCGGCAGATACTGAAAGATTACATTGATGGGAAGCTGCCTCACTACGCAATGCCGCCTAACGTGTCAAATCAAGATTTAGCTTCCGAAGATTCCACTGGACATGACCAAGTTAATTCGCATGTGTCGGATTCATCTGATATTGAAGATTCTTCAGATGTTGAGACTATACTTACACCAAAACTCGAGCACGTGTTGGATGACCTCAGTTCATTCGACATTGCTAATGGGCTTGCTTCAAACAAAGTTGCGGTTAAGAAGTCCAAGGAATCGCATAAGCATCACAAAAAGCCGCAGAGGGCAAAAGATCGTTCATGGAGAGCAGGGAAAGCAGGGAAGGATGATTCAGATGGGATGCCAATTGCAAGATTCCATCAGAAACCAGTAAATGCAGGTCCTCTGAATGTTTGA